From one Timaviella obliquedivisa GSE-PSE-MK23-08B genomic stretch:
- a CDS encoding DUF2996 domain-containing protein has protein sequence MPEETTSQTPESSTSVTEEATAKTAQVTAEEKPAKAVGGEKPAKAPKKEKPPALEAKPFDEFINQDYLPALKQTLPKMGLANVDLKFEKKRMPVTGEGDCWQVIGTWLGGKRQFVIIFSKEDIQAPKFYCCADNGAKPSLLESFMIDERKVSLDLLLLYTMQRLNGEKWLLRN, from the coding sequence ATGCCAGAAGAAACCACTTCCCAAACTCCAGAATCTTCCACCTCAGTAACTGAAGAAGCGACTGCTAAAACTGCTCAAGTGACGGCTGAAGAAAAGCCTGCTAAAGCAGTCGGTGGAGAAAAGCCTGCTAAAGCTCCTAAGAAGGAAAAGCCCCCTGCTTTGGAAGCTAAGCCTTTTGACGAGTTTATTAATCAGGATTATTTGCCTGCTTTGAAGCAAACTTTGCCGAAAATGGGGCTAGCGAATGTTGATTTGAAGTTTGAGAAGAAGCGGATGCCTGTAACAGGTGAGGGGGATTGCTGGCAGGTAATCGGCACCTGGTTGGGAGGAAAACGCCAGTTTGTAATTATTTTCTCTAAAGAAGATATTCAAGCACCTAAATTTTATTGTTGTGCGGACAATGGTGCTAAGCCGAGCCTGCTGGAGTCTTTTATGATCGATGAGCGCAAGGTTTCATTGGATTTGCTGTTGCTCTACACAATGCAGCGGTTAAATGGTGAAAAGTGGCTGTTGAGGAATTAG
- a CDS encoding DUF2949 domain-containing protein, with translation MEGQSTAQARLIHFLKEELAVPAAAIALALRHLNEQGSNLLPVVLWQYGLITLEQLERAFDWMETA, from the coding sequence ATGGAGGGACAATCTACAGCACAAGCTCGACTCATCCACTTTCTAAAAGAAGAACTAGCAGTGCCAGCCGCGGCGATCGCGCTAGCATTACGCCACCTTAATGAGCAGGGCTCCAACTTGCTGCCTGTTGTTCTGTGGCAGTACGGACTGATTACCCTTGAGCAACTAGAACGTGCTTTTGATTGGATGGAAACTGCCTAA